ACCACGTCGTCGGCGGTCAACTCGCCGTAGCCGCCGTGGAACTTGACGCCCTTGCGCAAGGAGAAGGTCCAGATGCGGCCGTCGTCCGAGCGGGTCCAGGATTCGGCGAGGTCCGGCTCCAGGGTCTCGAGACTGGTCGAGCCCGGCTTGAAGCGCACAAGGCCGTTGAAGATCCAGGACACGACCGGCTTGTCCTGGGTGCTGGTGGCTCGGAACGGGTCGAGCTGGCTGACATCGGCCGCCGCCATGCCGATGGTCAGAATCTTGTCCGTCGCTGCCTGGGCCAGCGCCGGCCCGGGGCCAAACAGGGCGAGGGTGGCCGCGGCGAAGAGGAAGCGTCTCATCGTGGTGATCCCCCAGGGTGCTTCTGTCGTCAGTGCTCGATCTCCCCCTCCGACCGGTACAGCCCGCGCCAATCGGCGAAGCGCTCGATCCGGAACGGATGGAGAGGAGAGGCGGAGCGGCCTTGCGTCACGAGTTCCGCCAGGATTTCGCCGACGACCGGGCCGAGCTGGAAACCGTGGCCGGAGAAGCCGAAAGCATGAACCAGGCCGGGCGTGGTGCCGGACGGCCCGATGACCGGGATGTGGTCCGGCATCTCGCCGTCGAGCCCGCTCCAGCTGCGGATGACCTGGGCGTGGGCGAGGTCCGGGATCAGCGTCAGGGTCTTGTCCATGGCGCCGAGCGAGGTCGCCGCCACCGGCCGGGCGAGACCATCGACGCTGTCCGCCGTGCCGCGCCCGCCGCCCAGGACCACGTTGCCGCGCCGGGTCTGGCGCACGTAGACGTCGCCTCCCACCACACCGATCGACCGGGTGACGAGAGGGGCCAGGGGCTCGGTCACCACCATGTTGGGGGAGAGCGGCGCCACCGGCGCCGCCTCGCCGAACCAGGCCGCCACCGCACCGCCATAGGCGCCGGCGGCGTTGACGAGGCTGCGGCTCTTCACGCTCACACCTTCGGCTTCGACCGTGAAGCCGGATCCGTCATGGGCCGCATGATGCACCGGCGCGTGCTCGCGCACCTCCGCCCCGAGGCGGCGGGCGAGCCGCGCGAAAGCGGGCCCCACCACCCGCGGATTGGCTTGCCCGTCGGTGGGCGAGAGCGAAGCGCCGACGACTGCCGGGCCGAGCCATGGCATTTCGGCGCGCAATGCGTTCGGCCCGACGAGCTGGAGGTCGAGCCCGTATTCGGCGGCGTCGCGGGCATAAGTCTCCAGCAAAGCCATGTCGGATTCGGCCCGCGCGAGCTTGATGTGGCCGGTCGCCTCGAACCCGACATCTTCGCCGAGCTTGGCGTTCAGGCCATCCCACAGCACGCGCGCGCGCTGCGACAGCGGCAATTCCGAAAAGTCGCGGCCCTGTTGGCGCACGCCGCCGAAATTCACCCCGCTGGCGCCGGCACCGCAGAGGCGCTTCTCCAGCAGGGCCACGGTCAGTCCGGCCTCGCGCAAGGCCACGGCGGCGGCGCAGGCCGCGGTGCCGCCCCCGATGATCGCAACGTCGACGGTGAGGCGTTCCATCAGACCGGCTCCCGCAGCGGAATCGGCTTGATCGGCGCCTGCCCGCGCAGCCGCCCGACCACCTCGACCGGCACGTTCAGCGTCCGCGCCAGGATCTCCGCGGCGGCGTGGCCGCAGACCCGGCCCTGGCAGCGGCCCATCCCGGCCCGGGTCAGGGCCTTGAGCCGGTTCATCTCGTGGGCGTCCCGCTCGGTCGCGGCCCGCCGCAGGGTGCCCGCGGTGATGCCCTCGCAGCGGCAGACGATCTCGTCGTCCGCGATCTTGTCGACGAGGTGGTGCGGGTAAGGGTAGGCCGCCTCCAACGCGGCACGGAAACCCGCCTGCCCGCGGAGCAGCCGGTCGAGCCTGGCTTCACGACCAACGTCGCGGGGTCGGCCGAGATCGGCGAGGACGGTGAGCGCCGTGCGCTCGCCCTGCAACTCGGCCACGTCGGCGCCACCGATGCCGCTGCCGTCGCCGGCGAGATAGACGCGCGGATGCGAAGAACGGCCCTCGGGCGAGCGCTCCGGCTGCCATTGCCGCGTCACCGGCTCGAACACGAAGCGGCATCCGGCGAGATCGGCGGCTTGCGCCTCGCTGCGCAGGCCGAACGAGGCCCCGACCGCGTCGCAAACCACCCGATGCCGGCGCCCGCGCGCATCCTCCCAGGCCAGAGCTTCGACCTGGTGATCGCCCTCGACCGCGAGTGCCCGCACGCCGGAGCGCACCGGTATCCCGCGCAACGCACCCGCCAGGGTATACCAGACCCCCTTGGCCAGGGTCGCCGGCAGGGCCGCGAGGCGCGGGGCCGCCTTCACCTTCGCCCCGAGCGGCGTGGCGTCGAGCACGGCGACGACCGTCGCCCCCGCCTTGGCGTATTGATAGGCGACGAGCGGCAGCAGCGGCCCGGCCCCGACGAGGGCGACGCGCCGGCCGATCGCCATGCCCTGCGCCTTGAGGGCGATCTGCGCCGCCCCGAGGGTGAAGACCCCCGGCAGGGTCCAGCCCGGGAAGGGCAGGGCGCGGTCCATGGCGCCGGTGGCGAGCACCAGCCGGTCGACCGCGATCCGGTCGTGCCCCCGCGGCCCCAGGCAGTCGAGATCGAAGCCGGCCGGAGCCCGGGCCGCGATCCCCCACACCATCGTGCCGGGACGATGATCGATCCGCGGCGCCAGCGCGTCGGCGAGGGTGTGCAGGGCCCGCGCCCGGCCGGACTCGAAGCCGTAGAGATCGGCGGCCGGCCGCTCGGCGCCGGGCGGCGGGCGGCGATAGATCTGACCACCGGCGCGGTGCCCCTCGTCGAGGAGGAGCGGGCGCAATCCTGCCTCGGCGAGAACCTGCGCCGCCCGCAAACCCGCCGGTCCGGCCCCGACGATCGCCACGATGGGTTCGGCCAAGATGGGCTCAGCCACCGACTCCTCCCGTGACCACGGCCATGCCGGGCTCGACGAGGGTAGTGCAGGCCCGCACCCG
This sequence is a window from Methylobacterium sp. SyP6R. Protein-coding genes within it:
- a CDS encoding NAD(P)/FAD-dependent oxidoreductase, producing the protein MERLTVDVAIIGGGTAACAAAVALREAGLTVALLEKRLCGAGASGVNFGGVRQQGRDFSELPLSQRARVLWDGLNAKLGEDVGFEATGHIKLARAESDMALLETYARDAAEYGLDLQLVGPNALRAEMPWLGPAVVGASLSPTDGQANPRVVGPAFARLARRLGAEVREHAPVHHAAHDGSGFTVEAEGVSVKSRSLVNAAGAYGGAVAAWFGEAAPVAPLSPNMVVTEPLAPLVTRSIGVVGGDVYVRQTRRGNVVLGGGRGTADSVDGLARPVAATSLGAMDKTLTLIPDLAHAQVIRSWSGLDGEMPDHIPVIGPSGTTPGLVHAFGFSGHGFQLGPVVGEILAELVTQGRSASPLHPFRIERFADWRGLYRSEGEIEH
- a CDS encoding FAD/NAD(P)-dependent oxidoreductase encodes the protein MAEPILAEPIVAIVGAGPAGLRAAQVLAEAGLRPLLLDEGHRAGGQIYRRPPPGAERPAADLYGFESGRARALHTLADALAPRIDHRPGTMVWGIAARAPAGFDLDCLGPRGHDRIAVDRLVLATGAMDRALPFPGWTLPGVFTLGAAQIALKAQGMAIGRRVALVGAGPLLPLVAYQYAKAGATVVAVLDATPLGAKVKAAPRLAALPATLAKGVWYTLAGALRGIPVRSGVRALAVEGDHQVEALAWEDARGRRHRVVCDAVGASFGLRSEAQAADLAGCRFVFEPVTRQWQPERSPEGRSSHPRVYLAGDGSGIGGADVAELQGERTALTVLADLGRPRDVGREARLDRLLRGQAGFRAALEAAYPYPHHLVDKIADDEIVCRCEGITAGTLRRAATERDAHEMNRLKALTRAGMGRCQGRVCGHAAAEILARTLNVPVEVVGRLRGQAPIKPIPLREPV